In one Fundulus heteroclitus isolate FHET01 chromosome 3, MU-UCD_Fhet_4.1, whole genome shotgun sequence genomic region, the following are encoded:
- the depdc1b gene encoding DEP domain-containing protein 1B has product MEGEVIGAGPYRATKLWNETIKLFRGGMPLRRHWASFRYYDGTFTGSEAVDFLHELLRSNYNFGPEVTRYQTVQLLRKFFKAHVIEDIKGRHGTEHFDDNGHLYRFPTMSPLKSLPTRPSWRDCSDLPRLIRWDDYEELPQKENVAPQKSAELTSDLWNKRHSVAIGDVHECKLIRRREVTSKQVDHIWKSMTITHLQRVLGLKTLDGILNPVHVNGAHIVHNVFIVNKTGVVVLEKKAEDMPYWVISAMKCLANWPDGNDAKQPLYPGFERDVLRTVADYYQRLTEPLLTFRLYEVFVNILSLLQEQDKATEALQVSCLLLPPPNRRRLQLLLRLMARVCHNPRLPPLNDTIATRTLMVQMFSHCVLGSPDDMDLDELLATKLVTFMMEHHNAIFQVNTKLRCQVEEHLSHLKRAQIKYAGSDTDFSASPAFCKQIKKVDCEEQKVIGTQIPLQQLLEGLIADEELPVKDKRKRLKQFQKSYPEVYQNRFPTEESRAAVIPEKTPRLKPHLMFFNLKKPLQPFQRSWSFRA; this is encoded by the exons TGGAATGAGACTATTAAACTTTTTCGTGGAGGCATGCCACTACGGAGGCATTGGGCGAGCTTCCGCTACTACGACGGCACTTTCACGGGTTCAGAGGCTGTGGACTTTCTTCATGAGCTGCTCAGAAGCAACTACAACTTTGGGCCTGAGGTAACCCGCTACCAGACTGTGCAGCTGCTCAGGAAGTTCTTTAAGGCCCATGTGATCGAAGACATCAAAGGACGCCACGGGACAGAGCACTTTGACGACAACGGTCACCTGTACAG GTTCCCCACAATGTCTCCACTCAAGTCTCTTCCAACAAGGCCTTCGTGGAGGGACTGCAGCGACCTGCCCAGACTAATCCGCTGGGATGACTACGAGGAACTGCCTCAGAAAGAAAATGTAGCACCTCAGAAGTCTGCAGAACTG ACGTCAGACTTGTGGAATAAAAGGCACAGTGTCGCCATTGGAGATGTGCACGAGTGCAAGCTCATACGCAGGAGGGAAGTGACGTCTAAGCAGGTGGACCACATCTGGAAGTCAATGACCATCACACA TTTGCAGAGAGTTCTGGGCCTGAAGACTTTGGATGGAATTTTGAACCCAGTTCATGTGAATGGCGCGCACATTGTTCACAATGTCTTCATTGTTAATAAAACAGGCGTGGTTGTACTGGAGAAAAAAGCTG AGGACATGCCATATTGGGTGATCTCAGCAATGAAATGCCTCGCAAACT GGCCTGACGGCAACGATGCCAAACAGCCACTGTACCCAGGTTTTGAGAGAGACGTTCTGAGGACAGTAGCAGATTATTATCAGAGACTAACAGAGCCATTGCTGACCTTCCGTCTTTATGAGGTCTTTGTCAACATCCTCA GCTTGCTACAGGAGCAGGATAAAGCCACCGAGGCTCTTCAAGTCAGCTGCCTGCTGCTGCCCCCGCCCAACCGGAGACGGCTCCAGCTCTTATTGCGCCTCATGGCTCGTGTCTGCCACAATCCCCGCCTGCCACCACTTAATGACACTATTGCTACTCGCACGCTG ATGGTGCAGATGTTCTCTCACTGCGTCCTGGGTTCTCCTGACGACATGGACTTGGACGAGTTGCTCGCCACCAAACTGGTGACCTTCATGATGGAGCACCACAACGCCATCTTCCAAGTGAATACCAAGCTGCGCTGCCAGGTTGAGGAGCATCTGTCACACTTAAAAAGAGCTCAG ATCAAATACGCGGGCTCGGATACAGATTTCAGTGCATCCCCGGCTTTTTGTAAACAGATCAAGAAGGTGGACTGTGAGGAGCAGAAGGTAATTGGTACACAGATCCCCCTGCAGCAACTGCTGGAAGGCCTGATCGCAGACGAAGAACTCCCAGTTAAAGATAAGAGAAAGAGACTCAAGCAG TTCCAGAAGTCTTACCCAGAGGTGTACCAGAACAGATTTcctactgaggaaagcagagctGCTGTCATTCCTGAGAAAACCCCGCGGCTCAAACCTCATCTGATGTTTTTCAACCTAAAGAAGCCATTGCAACCTTTTCAGAGAAGCTGGAGTTTTAGGGCATGA